One window of the Tachypleus tridentatus isolate NWPU-2018 chromosome 10, ASM421037v1, whole genome shotgun sequence genome contains the following:
- the LOC143229890 gene encoding transcriptional regulator protein Pur-beta-like produces MNLFSHLKPIGASKKRGLGGGTTGYFSIPQQILVSRRYRSGTMSDRESEDEQGRGKRPLLPATEQELATKVLHIQSKRFYLDVKQNKRGRFIKVAEVGPSGRKSRLLLAMSSALELRDHLTAFSEIYASLGPPNPDNLPEDGKLKSELIVKENRRYYLDLKENSRGRFLRISQTITQGGPRSQIAIPAQGLIEFRDALTDLLEEFGTDDGITFGFKGNLPEAHHMRVENKNFYFDVGQNSRGVYMRVSEVKNNFRTAITIPEKSWSRFRDTFAEYVDKMKDTADASNEGK; encoded by the exons ATTCCACAGCAAATTCTCGTGAGCAGGCGCTACAGGAGTGGCACCATGTCGGATCGAGAGAGTGAAGATGAGCAGGGTCGAGGGAAAA GACCGTTACTTCCAGCAACAGAACAGGAGTTAGCCACTAAAGTGCTTCACATACAGTCTAAAAGGTTTTATCTTGATGTAAAACAGAACAAAAGAGGTCGGTTTATTAAAGTAGCAGAG gtagGACCATCAGGAAGGAAAAGTCGGTTATTATTAGCCATGTCTTCTGCTTTAGAACTAAGAGACCACCTTACAGCTTTTAGTGAAATATATGCTTCTttag GTCCTCCTAATCCTGACAACTTACCAGAAGATGGTAAATTAAAAAGTGAATTAATAGTTAAAGAAAATAGACGATACTATCTTGACCTAAAAGAGAACTCTCGAGGAAGGTTTTTACGG ATTTCTCAGACAATCACACAAGGAGGGCCTCGTTCCCAGATTGCTATACCTGCACAAGGATTGATAGAATTTCGTGATGCCCTCACAGACCTGTTAGAAGAATTTGGTACAGATGATGGAATAACATTTG GATTTAAAGGGAATCTGCCAGAGGCTCATCACATGCGGGTAGAGAACAAAAACTTCTATTTTGATGTTGGCCAAAATAGTAGAGGTGTTTACATGCGTGTTTCAGAg gtAAAAAACAATTTCAGAACTGCCATAACCATACCAGAAAAATCATGGTCTCGCTTTCGAGACACATTTGCTGAATATGTTGACAAAATGAAAGATACTGCAGATGCATCTAATGAaggaaaataa